A genomic stretch from Hemicordylus capensis ecotype Gifberg chromosome 1, rHemCap1.1.pri, whole genome shotgun sequence includes:
- the STON1 gene encoding stonin-1 isoform X1, which translates to MIDSYRSSRRETLPTDNKLTGVHWLQGRRGWSSCEAEERVSPSSISTTESLSYTHLGRSPERQAAARTDDLQVKLQLTSPACCSKMFTTNPTNWVTFEDEPVFQSPQKAGGSHSACKANGLNLLLPKMRDSSSQSSSSNSTPLSSPVVDYYFTPGPPSNSPLTTPTKDYPISPCFPKTGFHLLYPIPELSSKVNLLPLAGPSSRKLTSPSETEHHSNISVSKPTEGANAAQPEEDSLESQSFFQYIQNDCAFSSPFWSEDLPGASSSTSDVHRKDIKLENHCCHAKEKGTLPDQKSLNQGSFNYICERLEHLKTDTSNNERTLTAMPRMYTGDGFSSFVPHSLFRSCRKEGWPFMLRIPEKKNMMSSRQWGPIYISVLPGGILQMYYEKGLEKPFKEFQLQPFCRLSEPKLENCSVSGKIHTVKIEHVSYVEKKKYHPKAEVVHEPEIEQMLKLGTTDYDDFTDFLVIVEEELMKLPALSKPKRHYEEQEMTLEIVDNFWGKITKTEGKLVESAVITHIYCLSFVNGNTECFLTLNDSELQKRNEHYFEKEPEKKWIEILDYHFHQCVKKTEFEQSRIIKFTPPDAYRLELMRLRTQYNGSELPFSVKAVVVVQGAYVELQAFINMSSSALASMHSHSMKHCENIMVHFPVPPQWIKTLWTMNLQRQKSLKAKMNRRTCLGSLTEIESDPVIQVSTGTAKYESAYRAVVWKIDRLPDKNSSPDHPHSLSYKLELGSDQEIPYNWYSFATVQFVVPDACASGAKVKSLGIESDVQPQKHILQKTCYNCQVEIEKKWIRLDGEDPSKAGSCQMQ; encoded by the exons ATGATTTGCAAGTAAAACTTCAGCTGACTTCTCCAGCTTGCTGCAGCAAGATGTTTACCACAAATCCTACAAACTGGGTTACATTTGAAGATGAACCAGTTTTCCAGTCTCCTCAGAAGGCAGGTGGAAGTCATAGTGCCTGCAAAGCAAATGGACTTAATCTTCTTTTGCCTAAGATGCGTGATTCTTCAAGCCAATCATCTTCTTCTAACAGtactcctctctcctctcctgtagTGGATTACTACTTTACTCCTGGGCCTCCTAGTAACTCTCCGCTTACTACACCCACCAAAGATTATCCCATAAGCCCCTGCTTTCCCAAGACTGGATTTCACCTTCTTTATCCTATTCCAGAGTTGTCATCCAAAGTTAATCTTCTCCCACTAGCTGGGCCATCCTCTAGAAAACTGACCAGTCCATCAGAGACAGAGCATCACTCAAATATCTCTGTTTCTAAGCCAACAGAGGGCGCAAATGCAGCTCAGCCAGAAGAAGATTCATTAGAATCACAATCCTTcttccaatacattcaaaacgaCTGTGCTTTCTCTAGTCCATTTTGGTCAGAAGATCTACCAGGTGCATCTTCATCCACCTCTGATGTGCACAGAAAGGATATTAAACTTGAAAACCATTGTTGCCATGCCAAAGAAAAGGGAACATTGCCTGATCAGAAGAGCCTCAATCAGGGATCTTTCAACTATATTTGTGAGAGGCTTGAGCACTTGAAAACTGATACTTCAAATAATGAAAGGACGTTGACTGCCATGCCACGTATGTACACAGGAGATGGCTTCTCTTCTTTCGTTCCACACAGCCTCTTCAGGAGTTGTAGAAAAGAAGGCTGGCCTTTCATGCTGAGGATTCCTGAAAAGAAGAATATGATgtcctcaaggcagtgggggccTATATATATCAGTGTTTTGCCTGGAGGAATCCTGCAAATGTATTATGAGAAGGGCCTTGAGAAACCTTTCAAAGAATTTCAGCTGCAGCCATTTTGCAGACTTTCAGAACCCAAGCTAGAGAACTGCAGTGTGTCTGGGAAAATCCATACCGTGAAGATTGAGCATGTGTCGTATGTGGAGAAAAAGAAATATCACCCCAAAGCTGAAGTGGTTCACGAACCAGAGATAGAACAGATGCTGAAGCTGGGGACAACTGATTATGACGACTTCACTGACTTCCTGGTGATCGTTGAAGAAGAGTTAATGAAACTTCCTGCTCTTTCAAAGCCAAAGAGGCATTATGAAGAGCAAGAAATGACACTGGAAATAGTGGACAATTTCTGGGGAAAGATCACTAAAACAGAAGGGAAGCTAGTTGAAAGTGCTGTCATCACACACATTTATTGCTTGAGTTTTGTGAATGGAAATACTGAATGCTTTTTGACACTAAATGACTCTGAGCTCCAGAAGAGAAATGAACATTACTTTGAGAAGGAGCCAGAGAAAAAATGGATTGAAATCCTTGACTATCACTTCCATCAGTGTGTTAAAAAAACAGAGTTTGAGCAATCCAGGATAATTAAATTTACACCCCCTGATGCTTATAGGTTAGAACTGATGCGTTTAAGGACGCAGTATAATGGCTCTGAGCTTCCATTTTCTGTTAAGGCCGTGGTGGTAGTTCAGGGAGCTTATGTTGAACTTCAAGCTTTCATAAACATGTCCTCTTCTGCACTGGCTTCAATGCATTCACATTCCATGAAACACTGTGAAAATATTATGGTGCACTTTCCTGTTCCTCCACAGTGGATCAAAACTCTCTGGACCATGAACCTCCAAAGACAGAAGTCCCTGAAGGCAAAAATGAACAGGAGGACCTGTCTTGGCTCCCTAACCGAGATCGAATCTGATCCTGTAATCCAGGTCTCAACTGGAACGGCTAAATATGAGAGTGCCTATAGAGCCGTTGTGTGGAAGATTGACAGGCTTCCAGATAAAAACTCAA GTCCAGATCATCCACACAGTCTGTCTTACAAACTTGAACTGGGGTCTGACCAGGAAATCCCTTACAACTGGTATTCCTTTGCCACGGTCCAGTTTGTAGTGCCTGATGCCTGTGCTTCTGGAGCCAAAGTAAAATCACTGGGCATTGAGAGCGACGTTCAACCCCAAAAACACATCCTTCAGAAAACCTGTTACAACTGCCAG GTTGAAATTGAGAAGAAGTGGATTAGGCTTGATGGAGAAGATCCCAGTAAGGCTGGGAGTTGTCAAATGCAGTAG